In a single window of the Pelagibacterium sp. 26DY04 genome:
- a CDS encoding D-glycerate dehydrogenase, whose amino-acid sequence MTRDRAKIVVSRRLPEAVEARMAALFDVSFNQSDVPLDAPALLTALHDAEVLVSSITDRIDSGLIAQLPASVKLIAQFGNGFDNVNIEAAHAAGITVTNTPSVLTEDTADMAMALMLSVPRRLTEGAQVLLNDGTWPGWSPTWMLGRRLGGKALGIVGLGRIGTAVARRARAFGLAIHYCGRTRKPPQIEEALGATWWDSIDEMVEHVDIISLHTPHNRDTFNILSADRLGRLRDGAFVVNISRPELVDEDALADLVASGHLSGAALDVFEHKKGANPKLVELARANKVILTPHMGSATLESRIEMGETVIVNIRTFLDGHTPPHRVLPDGRSPI is encoded by the coding sequence GTGACCCGGGACCGGGCCAAAATCGTCGTTTCGCGACGCCTGCCCGAAGCCGTCGAGGCCCGCATGGCGGCACTATTCGACGTGAGCTTCAACCAAAGCGACGTCCCGCTCGACGCGCCGGCGCTGCTGACCGCGCTCCATGACGCCGAGGTTCTGGTTTCCTCGATCACCGATCGAATCGATTCAGGCCTGATCGCCCAGCTCCCCGCATCGGTCAAACTCATCGCCCAGTTCGGCAACGGGTTCGACAACGTCAATATCGAGGCTGCCCATGCGGCCGGGATCACCGTCACCAACACGCCTTCGGTGCTGACCGAGGACACAGCGGACATGGCCATGGCGCTGATGCTTTCGGTGCCGCGCCGGCTGACCGAGGGGGCGCAGGTGCTTTTGAACGACGGCACCTGGCCGGGATGGTCGCCCACCTGGATGCTGGGGCGGCGGCTGGGCGGCAAGGCGCTCGGGATCGTGGGGCTGGGGCGGATCGGCACCGCCGTCGCGCGGCGGGCGCGGGCCTTCGGGCTGGCCATCCACTATTGCGGACGCACGCGCAAGCCACCGCAGATCGAGGAGGCGCTGGGGGCGACCTGGTGGGATTCGATCGACGAGATGGTGGAGCATGTCGACATCATCTCGCTGCACACGCCCCACAATCGCGACACCTTCAACATCCTTTCCGCCGACCGGCTGGGCCGCCTGCGCGACGGGGCGTTCGTGGTCAACATTTCGCGCCCCGAGCTTGTCGACGAGGACGCGCTGGCCGACCTCGTGGCGAGCGGACATCTTTCCGGCGCCGCGCTCGACGTTTTCGAGCACAAGAAGGGCGCCAATCCCAAGCTGGTGGAGCTGGCGCGGGCCAACAAGGTGATCTTGACCCCGCATATGGGCTCGGCGACGCTGGAATCGCGGATCGAGATGGGGGAGACGGTGATCGTCAACATTCGCACGTTTCTGGACGGACATACCCCACCACATCGGGTTTTGCCCGACGGGCGATCGCCGATTTAG
- the ptsN gene encoding PTS IIA-like nitrogen regulatory protein PtsN: MELADILSQDSIIACAKVASKRQLLQLLADRAAELTGLDAQLVFETLQNREQLGSTGLGNGIAIPHGKIKGLPHVTALFVRLAQPIDFDAVDDQPVDLVVMLLAPEGSGADHLKALSRVARLLRADGVVEKLRTTKEIDKLRDILTTPLEATHAA, from the coding sequence ATGGAACTTGCTGACATTCTGTCGCAGGACTCTATCATCGCCTGCGCTAAGGTCGCGAGCAAACGCCAGCTTCTCCAGCTTTTGGCCGATCGCGCTGCCGAACTCACCGGGCTGGACGCCCAGTTGGTCTTCGAAACGCTCCAGAATCGCGAGCAACTCGGCTCGACCGGGCTGGGCAATGGCATCGCCATCCCGCACGGCAAGATCAAGGGCCTGCCTCACGTCACGGCGCTGTTCGTGCGGCTCGCCCAGCCCATCGATTTCGATGCGGTGGACGATCAGCCGGTGGACCTCGTGGTGATGCTGCTCGCGCCCGAGGGCTCGGGCGCCGATCATTTGAAGGCCCTGAGCCGCGTGGCGCGCCTGCTGCGTGCCGATGGCGTGGTGGAAAAGCTGCGCACCACCAAGGAAATCGACAAGCTTCGCGATATCCTCACAACCCCGCTCGAAGCCACCCACGCCGCTTGA
- the aroA gene encoding 3-phosphoshikimate 1-carboxyvinyltransferase gives MSHALPPRPRASHHRGALSGTIRVPGDKSISHRAMMFGAMALGRTTVTGLLEGEDVLATGRAMQALGAKVEKTGETWQIDGLGVGGFLAPQTDLDFGNAGTGVRLTMGLVGAYPFVTRFTGDASLSARPMKRVLDPLRAIGVEVVEHHDNKLPIALRGAAEPVPVNYRVPMASAQVKSCVLLAGLVIPGTTTVVEPIMTRDHTEKMLEGFGADISIETDAEGVRTIRVEGLPELKAQELIVPGDPSSAGFPLVAALIVPGSEVVIENVLMNPTRTGLIETLIEMGGDIAIENRRTSGGEDIADLRVKASRLKGVTVPPERAPSMIDEYPVLAVAAAFAEGPTEMVGIEELRVKESDRLAAVARGLEANGVVCEEGHDFLIVQGKGAVPGGGTVATHLDHRIAMSFLVMGLASDKPVTVDDDRMIATSFPSFEADFTRLGAGFSAAEDAA, from the coding sequence ATGTCCCATGCTCTTCCGCCCCGCCCGCGCGCCAGCCACCATCGCGGCGCCCTTTCGGGAACCATAAGGGTGCCTGGGGATAAGTCGATTTCCCATCGGGCCATGATGTTCGGCGCCATGGCGCTGGGCCGCACCACGGTCACGGGCCTGCTCGAAGGCGAGGACGTCCTGGCCACCGGAAGGGCCATGCAGGCCCTGGGCGCCAAGGTCGAAAAGACCGGCGAGACATGGCAGATCGATGGGCTAGGCGTGGGTGGCTTTCTTGCGCCGCAGACCGATCTCGATTTCGGCAATGCCGGCACCGGCGTGCGCCTCACCATGGGCCTGGTTGGCGCCTATCCCTTCGTCACCCGTTTTACCGGCGATGCCTCGCTCTCGGCCCGCCCCATGAAACGCGTGCTCGATCCGCTGCGCGCGATCGGCGTCGAAGTGGTCGAACATCACGACAACAAGCTTCCCATCGCGCTGCGTGGCGCCGCCGAACCGGTTCCGGTCAATTATCGCGTGCCCATGGCCTCGGCTCAGGTCAAATCCTGTGTTCTGCTGGCTGGCCTCGTGATCCCCGGCACCACGACCGTCGTCGAACCGATCATGACCCGCGACCATACCGAAAAGATGCTCGAAGGGTTCGGTGCCGATATCTCGATCGAAACCGACGCTGAAGGCGTGCGCACCATCCGGGTCGAGGGCCTGCCCGAATTGAAGGCCCAGGAGCTGATCGTTCCCGGCGACCCGTCCTCGGCCGGCTTCCCGCTGGTCGCGGCGCTGATCGTCCCCGGCTCGGAAGTGGTCATCGAAAACGTCCTGATGAACCCTACCCGCACCGGACTGATCGAAACGCTCATCGAAATGGGCGGCGATATCGCCATCGAAAACCGCCGTACTTCGGGCGGCGAGGATATCGCCGACCTGCGGGTCAAGGCGTCGCGTTTGAAGGGCGTCACCGTTCCCCCCGAACGCGCCCCCTCGATGATCGACGAATACCCCGTGCTTGCCGTTGCCGCCGCCTTCGCCGAGGGGCCCACCGAGATGGTTGGCATCGAGGAGTTGCGCGTGAAGGAATCCGACCGCCTCGCCGCCGTCGCCCGCGGGCTGGAAGCCAATGGCGTTGTCTGCGAGGAAGGCCATGATTTCCTCATTGTCCAGGGCAAGGGCGCCGTTCCCGGCGGCGGCACTGTCGCGACCCATCTCGACCACCGCATCGCCATGAGCTTCCTGGTCATGGGCCTGGCTTCCGACAAGCCGGTCACCGTCGATGACGACAGGATGATCGCCACGAGCTTTCCCAGTTTCGAGGCCGATTTTACCCGCCTGGGAGCCGGCTTCTCGGCTGCGGAGGATGCCGCATGA
- a CDS encoding TadG family pilus assembly protein codes for MLVLLHRLAIDIRANVATLFAAVAPILIGVAALAVDEASLHLEKRRLQSAADLAAIHAAGDPADAAERVERALLDAGYDPLPPTVLVQTDHYSPDPNLGPADRFAPDTGPANAARVTLRHPGRVHFASIFGFQSPSLGVSATASATPMAAWSIGSRLASLNDGLLNAILGGLLGGEISLSLMNYDQIIGLDVGLLDFLDALALELGLTAGTYSDLLDTQVSLGDIGVALASAAGNNAVLLELASLIDDSITVDMARLIVADGLANLALGTSAAVKASVDALGLLTAAALVADGERHVSLDLGLNVAGLTGIDVDLVIGEPPHGGWFTLSGEGAYLRTAQTRLRLDISLLENDADLGLLSVGLPVYVELAPAEAHLASLTCPPGRPDLGRATVAARPGVLRLAVGHTAQSSFLDTRRPLAIEKTTILSLLGGLVRVTAYADVSMSQTSPVPLHFTAADAVAGKVYTARTTTPLSELTTSLLSDLELDLEIIGINLLGGLLSGLLGTVSALIAPVIGVLDHVLVAILDVLGIGIGEVDVALHGFDCRNAALVQ; via the coding sequence ATGCTGGTGCTCCTCCACCGTCTCGCCATCGACATCCGCGCCAATGTCGCCACCCTTTTCGCCGCCGTGGCCCCGATCCTCATCGGCGTTGCCGCCCTGGCGGTCGATGAGGCTTCCCTCCATCTCGAAAAGCGCCGCCTGCAATCGGCTGCCGATCTTGCCGCCATCCACGCCGCCGGCGATCCCGCCGACGCCGCCGAGCGCGTCGAGCGGGCGCTGCTCGACGCGGGGTACGATCCCCTGCCGCCAACCGTTCTCGTCCAGACCGACCATTACAGCCCCGATCCGAACCTGGGCCCCGCCGACCGGTTTGCCCCCGATACCGGCCCGGCCAACGCCGCCCGCGTCACCCTGCGCCACCCTGGCCGCGTCCATTTCGCTTCGATCTTCGGCTTTCAATCGCCTAGCCTGGGCGTCTCGGCCACAGCCAGTGCCACCCCTATGGCCGCCTGGTCCATCGGCTCGCGCCTCGCCAGCCTCAATGATGGTCTGCTCAACGCCATTCTGGGAGGACTCCTGGGCGGGGAAATCTCCCTCTCGCTCATGAACTACGACCAGATCATCGGCCTCGATGTGGGGCTGCTCGATTTCCTCGATGCCCTGGCCCTCGAACTGGGGCTGACGGCAGGCACTTATTCGGACCTGCTCGACACGCAAGTGAGCCTGGGCGATATCGGGGTCGCCCTCGCCTCGGCCGCCGGCAACAACGCCGTGCTGCTCGAACTGGCCAGCCTGATCGATGATTCCATTACGGTCGATATGGCCCGCCTCATCGTCGCCGACGGCCTGGCCAATCTCGCCCTCGGCACGTCCGCGGCCGTTAAGGCCAGTGTCGATGCGCTGGGCCTTTTGACCGCCGCCGCTTTGGTGGCGGATGGCGAGCGCCATGTCAGCCTCGATCTCGGCCTCAACGTCGCCGGCCTCACCGGCATCGATGTCGATCTGGTGATCGGGGAGCCGCCACACGGCGGCTGGTTCACCCTTTCGGGCGAGGGCGCCTATCTGCGCACGGCGCAAACCCGCCTGCGGCTCGATATTTCCCTGCTCGAGAACGATGCCGATCTGGGGCTGCTCTCGGTCGGGCTTCCGGTCTATGTCGAACTGGCCCCGGCCGAAGCCCATCTGGCCAGCCTCACCTGCCCGCCCGGCCGCCCCGATCTGGGCCGCGCCACCGTCGCCGCGCGCCCCGGCGTCCTGCGCCTCGCGGTGGGCCACACCGCCCAGTCGTCTTTTCTCGATACGCGCCGGCCATTGGCCATCGAAAAGACCACAATTCTCTCGCTCCTGGGCGGCCTGGTGCGCGTCACGGCTTATGCGGACGTCTCCATGTCCCAGACCAGCCCCGTTCCCCTCCATTTCACCGCCGCCGATGCCGTAGCGGGCAAGGTTTACACCGCCCGCACCACGACGCCGTTATCGGAGCTCACCACCTCGCTTCTTTCCGATCTCGAGCTCGATCTCGAAATCATCGGCATCAATCTCCTCGGCGGGCTGCTCTCGGGGCTCCTTGGTACCGTCTCGGCCCTCATCGCGCCGGTGATCGGCGTGCTCGATCACGTGCTGGTCGCCATCCTCGACGTTCTGGGCATCGGCATCGGCGAGGTCGATGTGGCGCTGCACGGCTTCGATTGCCGCAACGCCGCGCTGGTGCAATAG
- a CDS encoding glycosyltransferase: MPNEPVSIIMPAYRAQATIARAVAAALAQTHSHFELIIISDDGCDYEAVLGRAGIADPRIRHLESGLIGGGSPPARNMGLDAARYPIAAVLDADDAFKTEKLAIMVPLAARHGLASCALDVTLPDGTHLRHIARGEDGLLTPGQYKFVNFSMDSMLVHDRRRADPRYDPSLPCMTDLDFLLKIFVTVPACFHVGTPLHDYVKMPVSVSNGPGVTERMVATKHELRRRLADGFYPLADPDGMAGIDRFLAISLDAEQSYAPRPGAIPPDLFEDHLEPLLMAAGTRV; encoded by the coding sequence GTGCCCAACGAGCCCGTATCGATCATCATGCCCGCCTATAGGGCGCAGGCGACCATCGCCCGCGCCGTGGCCGCCGCGCTCGCCCAGACCCATTCTCACTTCGAATTGATCATCATATCCGACGATGGCTGCGATTATGAGGCCGTTCTGGGCCGCGCCGGCATCGCCGATCCGCGCATTCGCCATCTCGAATCGGGGTTGATCGGCGGCGGTTCGCCCCCGGCCCGCAATATGGGGCTCGATGCGGCGCGCTATCCCATCGCCGCGGTTCTCGATGCCGATGACGCGTTTAAGACCGAAAAGCTGGCCATTATGGTCCCACTCGCCGCCCGGCACGGGCTGGCGTCCTGCGCGCTCGATGTGACGCTCCCCGACGGCACTCACCTGCGCCATATCGCCAGGGGCGAGGATGGGCTTCTGACCCCCGGGCAGTACAAATTCGTCAATTTTTCCATGGATTCGATGCTGGTCCATGACCGCCGCCGCGCCGATCCGCGCTACGATCCGTCCCTGCCCTGCATGACCGATCTCGATTTTCTCCTGAAGATCTTCGTCACGGTCCCGGCCTGTTTTCACGTCGGGACGCCGCTCCATGACTATGTGAAAATGCCCGTCTCGGTCTCCAACGGTCCCGGCGTCACCGAGCGCATGGTGGCCACCAAGCACGAGTTGCGCCGACGCCTCGCCGATGGCTTCTATCCCCTCGCCGACCCGGACGGCATGGCCGGCATCGACCGTTTCCTCGCCATCTCGCTCGACGCCGAGCAAAGCTATGCCCCGCGCCCCGGTGCCATTCCGCCCGATCTGTTCGAGGATCATCTCGAACCGCTGCTCATGGCCGCTGGGACGCGGGTCTGA
- the irrA gene encoding iron response transcriptional regulator IrrA — MTAPIRAEAHPSRGPCLMAVLRMAGLRPTRQRLALAELLFSGPHRHVNAEQLHSEAETAGVSVSLATIYNSLHQFRQAGLLREISVDASRSYFDTDTTDHHHFFIEDEQRIEDIPSDSIRIAGIPDAPEGMAVTHVDVIVRVKKVGRNG; from the coding sequence ATGACTGCACCGATCCGGGCCGAGGCGCATCCCTCACGCGGCCCGTGCCTCATGGCCGTGCTGCGCATGGCCGGGCTGCGGCCCACCCGCCAGCGTCTGGCGCTGGCCGAACTCCTGTTTTCCGGCCCCCACCGGCACGTCAATGCCGAACAGCTCCATTCGGAAGCCGAAACGGCGGGCGTTTCGGTATCGCTGGCCACCATCTACAATTCGCTGCACCAGTTCCGCCAGGCCGGGCTGTTGCGCGAAATCTCCGTCGATGCCTCACGCAGCTATTTCGACACCGACACCACCGATCACCACCACTTCTTTATCGAAGACGAGCAGCGGATCGAGGACATCCCTTCCGATTCCATCCGCATTGCCGGGATTCCCGATGCCCCCGAGGGCATGGCGGTGACCCATGTGGACGTGATCGTGCGGGTCAAGAAGGTGGGCCGGAACGGCTAG
- the hpf gene encoding ribosome hibernation-promoting factor, HPF/YfiA family, producing MSLRVSGKNMDVGDALRGTATERFDAVVGKYFDGGYDGHLTLEPEGIGYRADCMIHLDTGIVLQASASANDATAAYEDMATHIEKRLRRYKRKLKNHRRLVNGSGDGGYAAYVLAAPSDDIELDEDFAPPVIAETTQNLRTMSVGEAVMELDLAQSDVIVFRHAGHGGMNVVYRRPDGNIGWIDPALSET from the coding sequence ATGAGCTTGCGTGTATCTGGCAAAAACATGGACGTCGGCGATGCATTGAGGGGCACGGCAACCGAACGCTTCGACGCCGTGGTCGGCAAGTATTTCGATGGTGGATATGACGGCCATCTGACCCTCGAGCCGGAGGGAATCGGCTACCGCGCCGATTGCATGATCCATCTCGATACCGGCATCGTGCTGCAGGCTTCCGCCTCGGCCAATGATGCCACGGCCGCCTATGAAGATATGGCGACCCATATCGAAAAGCGCCTGCGGCGCTACAAGCGCAAGCTCAAGAATCACCGGCGCCTGGTCAATGGAAGCGGCGATGGCGGCTATGCCGCCTATGTGTTGGCGGCGCCTAGCGACGATATCGAACTCGACGAGGATTTCGCGCCGCCCGTCATTGCCGAGACCACGCAGAACCTTCGCACCATGAGCGTGGGCGAAGCTGTGATGGAACTCGATCTCGCCCAATCCGACGTAATTGTGTTCCGCCATGCTGGACACGGCGGCATGAATGTGGTTTACCGCCGGCCCGACGGGAACATCGGATGGATTGATCCGGCCCTGTCAGAGACATGA
- a CDS encoding Hsp20 family protein — protein MTRVSLFSAPFLLGFDTFEERFDRLQRASEGYPPYNIERVTAENGDETYRIAIAVAGFARNDLEVIGEDNQLIVRGRQTEDGARQYLHRGIAARQFQRTFLLAEGMRIEGAELKDGLLVITVYRPVTEPVTRRIDIRSVE, from the coding sequence ATGACACGGGTATCGCTGTTTTCCGCCCCCTTCCTTTTGGGCTTCGATACGTTTGAAGAGCGTTTCGACCGGCTGCAACGCGCTTCCGAGGGCTATCCTCCCTACAATATCGAGCGGGTGACCGCCGAGAACGGGGACGAGACCTACAGGATCGCCATTGCGGTCGCCGGGTTCGCTCGTAACGATCTGGAAGTGATTGGGGAGGATAATCAGCTCATCGTGCGGGGCCGGCAGACCGAAGATGGTGCGCGCCAATACCTGCATCGCGGCATAGCCGCCAGGCAGTTCCAGCGCACCTTCCTGCTTGCCGAAGGCATGAGGATAGAGGGTGCCGAACTGAAAGACGGCCTCCTCGTTATCACCGTATACCGGCCCGTCACCGAACCGGTGACCCGCCGTATCGACATCAGGTCGGTCGAGTAG
- a CDS encoding pilus assembly protein, protein MSDLRGASAVEFALIAPVFLLLVFGALAYGIYFGAAHAVQQLAADAARAAVAGLTGTERTALAEAFVANNGGAYVLLDPDRLTLAAAPSPLDPDQFLVSLSDDASALPIWNLYPPLPLPDSRIAFSSTIRNGGV, encoded by the coding sequence GTGAGTGATCTCCGTGGGGCATCGGCGGTCGAATTCGCCCTCATCGCGCCGGTGTTCCTGCTGCTGGTCTTCGGCGCCCTGGCCTATGGCATCTATTTCGGCGCCGCCCATGCTGTGCAACAACTGGCCGCCGATGCCGCCCGCGCTGCGGTGGCCGGGCTGACCGGCACCGAACGCACCGCTCTGGCCGAGGCTTTTGTCGCCAACAATGGCGGCGCCTATGTCCTTCTCGATCCCGACCGGCTCACCCTCGCCGCCGCCCCCAGCCCCCTCGACCCGGACCAGTTCCTGGTCAGCCTCTCCGATGACGCTTCCGCGCTCCCCATCTGGAACCTCTATCCCCCGCTTCCCCTGCCCGACAGCCGCATCGCCTTTTCCTCCACCATCCGCAATGGCGGGGTTTGA
- a CDS encoding SH3 domain-containing protein produces MRFLAPLCALLVLFASPGTIAPAQAQATQVGRSSGLPVPRFVSIRNAPVNVRVGPGTNYDIAFTFVRPGVPVEITAEFDTWRRIRDVEGDEGWVHQNLVVGDRTALVAPWQAEGSIALRVGPQQDAAVRAWLAPSMLVAVHSCDASACEIRLSHTGADGRATTYQGFVAQETLWGVYAGEVFD; encoded by the coding sequence TTGCGTTTTCTTGCACCCCTTTGTGCCCTGCTTGTGCTTTTCGCCAGCCCCGGAACCATAGCCCCCGCTCAGGCGCAGGCCACCCAGGTCGGCCGGTCCAGCGGCCTGCCGGTGCCGCGCTTCGTCTCCATCCGCAACGCCCCGGTCAATGTCCGGGTCGGCCCGGGCACCAATTACGATATCGCTTTCACGTTCGTGCGGCCGGGCGTGCCCGTCGAAATCACCGCCGAGTTCGATACCTGGCGCCGCATCCGCGATGTGGAAGGCGATGAGGGCTGGGTGCATCAGAACCTTGTGGTGGGCGATCGCACCGCGCTGGTCGCGCCCTGGCAGGCGGAGGGCTCGATTGCGTTGCGCGTCGGGCCCCAGCAGGACGCGGCGGTCCGCGCCTGGCTCGCGCCCTCCATGCTGGTCGCCGTCCATTCCTGCGATGCGAGCGCCTGCGAAATCCGGCTCAGCCACACGGGTGCCGATGGGCGTGCCACGACCTATCAGGGCTTTGTCGCCCAGGAGACGCTCTGGGGCGTCTATGCCGGAGAAGTCTTCGACTGA
- a CDS encoding DUF1150 family protein, giving the protein MNKPIEKTAFTDAHLGVSAEPLRALTAAQFAALGAGDIVFWKQMDAGDLVDFIPQAAMAPADQRLELLMSADGAPVLIADSREAIMDWIEGHEVRLATLH; this is encoded by the coding sequence ATGAACAAACCGATTGAAAAAACAGCGTTCACCGACGCCCATCTCGGCGTCTCGGCCGAACCCTTGCGCGCGCTGACGGCGGCGCAGTTTGCCGCGCTGGGCGCGGGCGACATCGTTTTCTGGAAGCAGATGGATGCCGGCGATCTTGTCGACTTCATTCCCCAGGCGGCCATGGCTCCCGCCGATCAGAGGCTCGAACTCCTGATGAGCGCCGATGGCGCTCCGGTACTTATCGCTGATTCACGTGAAGCGATCATGGACTGGATCGAGGGCCACGAGGTGCGGCTGGCCACTTTGCATTAG
- a CDS encoding NAD(P)H-binding protein: MDRQRTALVLGATGGVGGAIAKALVAKGWTVRGMVRDPAAAQAKGLAGIGWVKGDATVRGDVVAAAEGVSVIVHAVNPPGYRDWDKVVLPMIDNTIAAARAAGGARVVLPGTVYNFDPATTPLLSANSPQRPKSHKGKIRAEMEARLERAAPEVPSLILRAGDFFGPEARSNWFGQAMVAPGKPVSRIVNVARGAGHSWAYLPDLAETFALLLESRERLEPFERVQFEGFYDADGRGMIAAIERVVERELPVRRFPWWAMRLLSPFGGFPREAADIAAIWSHPMRLDNRRLVELLGAEPRTPLDTAMRDTLVAMGCIDRSDPRATALLSA; the protein is encoded by the coding sequence ATGGACAGGCAAAGGACGGCATTGGTGTTGGGCGCCACGGGCGGCGTGGGCGGAGCGATCGCCAAGGCGCTGGTGGCCAAGGGATGGACGGTGCGCGGCATGGTTCGCGACCCTGCCGCAGCGCAAGCGAAAGGGCTGGCGGGAATCGGCTGGGTCAAGGGCGACGCCACTGTGCGCGGCGATGTGGTCGCGGCGGCCGAGGGTGTCTCGGTCATCGTTCATGCGGTGAACCCGCCGGGCTATCGCGATTGGGACAAGGTGGTGCTGCCGATGATCGACAACACCATCGCCGCTGCCAGGGCGGCGGGCGGGGCGCGCGTGGTGTTGCCGGGGACCGTCTACAATTTCGATCCGGCGACGACGCCGCTGTTGTCCGCGAACAGCCCGCAACGGCCCAAAAGCCACAAGGGCAAGATCCGCGCCGAGATGGAGGCGCGGCTGGAGCGGGCGGCGCCGGAGGTGCCGAGCCTGATCCTTAGGGCGGGCGATTTTTTCGGCCCCGAGGCGCGCTCGAACTGGTTCGGGCAGGCCATGGTGGCGCCGGGCAAGCCGGTCAGCCGCATCGTCAACGTGGCGCGCGGGGCGGGGCATAGCTGGGCGTATCTGCCCGACCTTGCAGAGACGTTCGCGCTGCTGCTCGAGAGCCGCGAAAGGCTAGAGCCCTTCGAGCGGGTCCAGTTCGAGGGATTTTACGACGCCGATGGCCGGGGAATGATCGCAGCGATCGAGCGGGTGGTGGAGCGCGAACTGCCGGTTCGCCGCTTTCCCTGGTGGGCGATGCGGCTGCTCTCCCCGTTCGGCGGCTTTCCCCGTGAAGCGGCCGATATTGCCGCGATCTGGAGCCACCCCATGCGGCTCGACAACCGCCGCCTGGTGGAGCTGCTGGGGGCGGAGCCGCGCACCCCGCTCGATACCGCCATGCGCGACACGCTGGTTGCCATGGGCTGCATCGATCGTAGCGACCCGCGCGCAACCGCGTTGCTCAGCGCCTGA
- a CDS encoding TIGR02300 family protein translates to MASDERGTKRTCPVTGKKFYDLNKDPVVSPYTGKSYPLSFFEAAQEKAAVKFGAKSRKDEDEDEDEIEQADVDVAAEEAGAEVISLDDAEDSDEDNGDDDLADVEDVEVDEELGGDDDDTFLETDDEDDEIDFDVEVDEDER, encoded by the coding sequence TTGGCCAGTGACGAACGCGGTACCAAGCGGACATGCCCGGTGACGGGCAAGAAATTCTATGACCTCAACAAGGATCCCGTGGTCTCGCCTTATACCGGCAAGTCCTATCCCTTGAGCTTTTTTGAAGCGGCCCAGGAAAAGGCCGCCGTCAAGTTCGGCGCCAAATCGCGCAAGGACGAAGACGAGGACGAGGACGAAATCGAACAAGCCGATGTGGACGTGGCCGCCGAAGAGGCGGGCGCCGAAGTCATCTCGCTCGACGATGCCGAAGACAGCGACGAGGACAATGGCGACGACGATCTCGCCGATGTCGAGGATGTCGAGGTCGACGAAGAGCTGGGCGGGGACGACGACGACACGTTCCTGGAAACCGACGACGAAGACGACGAGATCGATTTCGACGTCGAGGTGGACGAGGACGAGCGGTAG
- a CDS encoding YdeI/OmpD-associated family protein has product MPPVIPDPEKIRPFVDFKAFYDWLAQHGAEWDEVWVQFYKKASGLPTLSYEDAVRAGLCWGWIDGIKKKHDEVSFVLRFTPRRKKSIWSRINTRHAENLIEEGLMREPGLIQIQAAKADGRWEAAYASGAEFTMPEDFVRAVEADPAALETYKTLNRANLFALAFRINNAKKAETRVRNIEKFVAMLARGETLHPNGKGK; this is encoded by the coding sequence ATGCCGCCCGTCATTCCCGATCCGGAAAAGATCCGTCCGTTCGTCGATTTCAAGGCATTCTACGACTGGCTGGCCCAGCATGGGGCCGAGTGGGACGAGGTGTGGGTGCAGTTCTACAAGAAGGCGTCGGGCCTGCCCACGCTTTCCTACGAGGATGCGGTGCGGGCGGGGCTGTGCTGGGGGTGGATCGACGGGATCAAGAAAAAGCATGACGAGGTATCGTTCGTCTTGCGCTTTACCCCGCGGCGCAAAAAATCGATCTGGAGCCGGATCAACACGCGGCATGCCGAAAATCTGATCGAAGAGGGGCTGATGCGCGAGCCCGGCCTCATCCAGATCCAAGCGGCAAAAGCCGATGGGCGCTGGGAGGCCGCCTATGCCTCGGGGGCCGAGTTCACCATGCCCGAGGATTTCGTGCGCGCGGTCGAGGCCGACCCGGCGGCGCTCGAAACCTACAAGACGCTCAACAGGGCCAATCTCTTTGCGCTGGCGTTTCGCATCAACAACGCCAAGAAGGCCGAGACGCGGGTGCGCAATATCGAGAAATTCGTCGCCATGCTGGCCAGGGGCGAGACGCTACACCCCAATGGGAAGGGCAAATAG